A section of the Streptomyces sp. SCL15-4 genome encodes:
- the fdhD gene encoding formate dehydrogenase accessory sulfurtransferase FdhD, which produces MGRVTERRKVLRIRDGAVSTRPDTLVAEEPLEIRLNGKPLAITMRTPGDDFALAAGFLVSEGVLATAADLRNIVYCAGATADGSNTYNVVDVRTAPGVVLPDFTLERNVYTTSSCGLCGKASLDAVRTTARWPIADTPPLRVAPELLADLPGRLRAAQRVFDRTGGLHAAALFDEDGELLDTREDVGRHNAVDKLVGRALRNDALPLSRTILMVSGRASFELAQKAVMAGIPVLAAVSAPSSLAVDLAAETGLTLVGFLRGTSMNVYAGEHRIALREPAARG; this is translated from the coding sequence ATGGGACGAGTCACGGAACGACGCAAGGTCCTGCGCATCCGGGACGGGGCGGTCTCCACCCGGCCGGACACGCTCGTCGCGGAGGAACCCCTGGAGATCCGGCTGAACGGCAAGCCGCTCGCGATCACCATGCGGACCCCGGGCGACGACTTCGCGCTGGCGGCCGGCTTCCTGGTGAGCGAGGGCGTCCTGGCCACGGCGGCGGACCTGCGGAACATCGTCTACTGCGCGGGCGCCACGGCGGACGGCTCGAACACCTACAACGTGGTCGACGTGCGCACCGCTCCCGGTGTCGTCCTCCCGGACTTCACCCTGGAGCGCAACGTCTACACCACCTCCTCGTGCGGCCTGTGCGGCAAGGCCAGCCTGGACGCCGTACGGACGACCGCGCGCTGGCCCATCGCCGACACTCCCCCGCTGCGGGTCGCTCCCGAGCTGCTGGCGGACCTGCCCGGCCGGCTGCGGGCGGCCCAGCGGGTGTTCGACCGGACCGGGGGTCTGCACGCGGCGGCCCTGTTCGACGAGGACGGGGAGCTGCTGGACACCCGCGAGGACGTGGGCCGGCACAACGCGGTCGACAAGCTGGTGGGACGGGCGCTGCGGAACGACGCGCTGCCGCTGTCCCGGACGATCCTCATGGTCTCCGGGCGGGCCTCCTTCGAACTGGCGCAGAAGGCGGTCATGGCGGGCATCCCGGTGCTGGCGGCCGTCTCGGCGCCGTCGTCGCTGGCGGTGGACCTGGCCGCGGAGACCGGCCTGACCCTGGTGGGCTTCCTGCGCGGCACCTCGATGAACGTGTACGCGGGCGAGCACCGGATCGCCCTGCGCGAACCGGCCGCCCGCGGCTGA
- a CDS encoding MarR family winged helix-turn-helix transcriptional regulator, with protein sequence MAEAPLPAIRSLPSWLLGRAAARGRALVAEALAAEGLKMWHHVVLSAVRDLAPVAQADLGRSVRLDPKDVVGILNDLQSRGLVERAPDPRDRRKNAVSLTGDGARLLGRCEKAAREANDELLAPLSAAERERFMGMLARISGTQD encoded by the coding sequence ATGGCCGAAGCACCCCTGCCCGCGATCCGTTCCCTGCCGAGCTGGCTCCTGGGGCGGGCCGCCGCCCGGGGCCGCGCCCTGGTCGCCGAGGCCCTGGCGGCCGAAGGGCTGAAGATGTGGCACCACGTCGTGCTCTCCGCCGTCCGCGACCTCGCTCCGGTCGCCCAGGCCGACCTCGGCCGCAGTGTGCGCCTGGACCCCAAGGACGTGGTCGGCATCCTGAACGACCTCCAGTCCCGGGGCCTGGTCGAGCGCGCACCCGACCCCCGCGACCGGCGCAAGAACGCCGTCTCCCTCACCGGCGACGGCGCCCGGCTCCTCGGGCGCTGCGAGAAGGCCGCGCGCGAGGCCAACGACGAACTGCTGGCCCCCTTGTCGGCCGCCGAACGGGAGCGGTTCATGGGGATGCTGGCCCGGATCTCGGGCACGCAGGACTGA
- a CDS encoding quinone oxidoreductase family protein, with product MRRVRYESAGGPLVLQEAPVPEPGPGELLVRCAAVGVTLPMVRKVAEAAGPVPLGGEVAGEVVAAGPGTARFRAGDRVTGLCFGHGYADFAVVHEAMASPVPDDAGFVTAVALVRSGLVAYGALEAARFAPGESVLVTAAASGVGHLAVQLARARGAARVVGAVSGAGKAGFVRSLGADDCVRYDDDGWGEPVDCVLDAVGGELLGPALAALAPHGRLVAYSSGGGTIRAYDLLVGAKSVTGFQMALLARERPKVYERWRRELWRLHAEGVLRPAVHAEFGLEEAEAAHRVITGRANLGKVVLCP from the coding sequence ATGCGTCGCGTCCGGTACGAGTCCGCCGGCGGCCCCCTGGTCCTCCAGGAGGCGCCCGTCCCCGAGCCCGGCCCCGGCGAGCTGCTGGTGCGCTGCGCCGCCGTCGGCGTCACCCTGCCGATGGTCCGCAAGGTGGCCGAGGCCGCCGGGCCGGTGCCGCTGGGCGGGGAGGTCGCGGGCGAGGTGGTGGCGGCCGGCCCCGGCACGGCCCGCTTCCGGGCCGGCGACCGGGTGACCGGGCTGTGCTTCGGCCACGGGTACGCCGACTTCGCCGTGGTCCACGAGGCCATGGCCTCGCCGGTGCCGGACGACGCCGGCTTCGTCACCGCGGTCGCGCTGGTGCGCAGCGGCCTGGTGGCGTACGGCGCGCTGGAGGCGGCACGGTTCGCGCCGGGCGAGTCGGTCCTCGTCACGGCGGCGGCGAGCGGCGTCGGCCACCTCGCGGTGCAGCTGGCCCGGGCCCGGGGCGCGGCCCGGGTGGTCGGGGCCGTCTCCGGAGCCGGGAAGGCCGGCTTCGTCCGCTCCCTCGGCGCGGACGACTGCGTCCGGTACGACGACGACGGCTGGGGCGAGCCCGTCGACTGCGTCCTGGACGCCGTCGGCGGCGAGCTGCTCGGCCCGGCCCTGGCCGCGCTCGCCCCGCACGGCCGCCTGGTCGCCTACAGCTCGGGCGGCGGCACGATCCGGGCGTACGACCTGCTGGTGGGCGCCAAGTCGGTGACCGGCTTCCAGATGGCGCTGCTCGCCCGTGAGCGGCCGAAGGTGTACGAGCGGTGGCGGCGGGAGCTGTGGCGGCTGCACGCCGAGGGCGTCCTGAGGCCGGCCGTGCACGCGGAGTTCGGCCTGGAAGAGGCGGAGGCCGCGCACCGGGTGATCACCGGCCGGGCCAACCTCGGCAAAGTCGTGCTGTGCCCGTGA
- a CDS encoding sialidase family protein encodes MPSHLRARPGSVLATAALAAAGLLLAFLPAPPAHAQPASATPDFEQQVLFKAAQDPGYACFRIPAIVRTTDGTLLAFAEGRVLNCGDAADIDIVLKRSTDGGRTWGPLRVVTEGAGDTHGNPAPVVDRDTGRIWLAQTYNTGRTDSAGCRVPCDRTPHLQYSDDDGETWSAPRDLSPEILPADWNSWYATGPVHGIQLTRGRYAGRLVFGVNTETWDGTRVTANHAALIVSDDHGGHWRIGATDTWPVAADGTFRQKPSELTLAERADGSVLVSGREQDGTDLGHRTQAVGRDGGTAFTGPFRGLPDLYTPQVQGSLLRLGDRLLLACPGDPDRRRTMMIRSSWDGGRTWDGTDRGTVVTTDWSGYSDLVRIGSAGIGLLYEGGAVDARDEIRFARFTEDRLAPRRGPGPVTPDLARHARPAAVLGGPEDTDGVSGGALAFDGTDDAVRLPYRAALPLGTRDFTVSLWFRYTATAGEQPLLWMGGTGTGQPQVWLRGEPASDRVQALITVRNGAAAPQSASVRTQAAYNDGRWHHAVLRRGGGLLSLAVDGTAVTTADKPGSVSRNSPFGVHLGQRVDGRAFLTGALDEVRVWDRALADEELTDPDVLRSAQDTVLWLPLDRVRG; translated from the coding sequence GTGCCGTCACACCTCCGCGCCCGTCCCGGTTCCGTACTCGCCACCGCCGCCCTCGCCGCCGCCGGACTGCTCCTGGCGTTCCTGCCCGCTCCACCGGCCCACGCCCAACCGGCCTCTGCGACACCGGACTTCGAGCAGCAGGTGCTGTTCAAGGCCGCCCAGGACCCCGGTTACGCCTGCTTCCGCATCCCGGCGATCGTACGGACCACCGACGGCACGCTGCTGGCCTTCGCCGAGGGCCGGGTCCTCAACTGCGGGGACGCCGCCGACATCGACATCGTGCTCAAGCGCTCCACCGACGGCGGGCGCACCTGGGGCCCGCTGCGGGTCGTCACCGAGGGCGCCGGCGACACCCACGGCAACCCCGCGCCGGTCGTGGACCGCGACACCGGCCGGATCTGGCTCGCGCAGACGTACAACACCGGCCGTACCGACAGCGCCGGTTGCCGGGTCCCGTGCGACCGCACCCCGCACCTCCAGTACAGCGACGACGACGGCGAGACCTGGTCCGCGCCGCGCGATCTGAGCCCCGAGATCCTGCCCGCCGACTGGAACTCCTGGTACGCCACCGGCCCCGTGCACGGCATCCAGCTGACCCGCGGCCGGTACGCGGGCCGTCTGGTCTTCGGCGTCAACACCGAGACGTGGGACGGGACCAGGGTCACCGCCAACCACGCGGCGCTGATCGTCAGCGACGACCACGGCGGGCACTGGCGGATCGGCGCCACCGACACCTGGCCCGTCGCCGCCGACGGCACCTTCCGGCAGAAGCCCTCCGAACTCACCCTCGCCGAGCGCGCGGACGGCTCGGTCCTGGTCAGCGGGCGGGAGCAGGACGGCACCGACCTCGGCCACCGCACCCAGGCGGTCGGCCGCGACGGCGGCACCGCCTTCACCGGGCCCTTCCGCGGCCTGCCCGACCTGTACACCCCGCAGGTGCAGGGCTCGCTGCTGCGCCTCGGCGACCGGCTGCTGCTCGCCTGCCCCGGCGACCCCGACCGGCGCCGCACCATGATGATCCGCTCCTCCTGGGACGGCGGGCGGACCTGGGACGGCACGGACCGCGGCACGGTCGTCACCACGGACTGGTCCGGCTACTCGGATCTGGTCCGCATCGGCTCCGCCGGGATCGGCCTGCTGTACGAGGGCGGGGCGGTGGACGCCCGCGACGAGATCCGCTTCGCCCGCTTCACCGAGGACCGGCTCGCCCCGCGCCGCGGCCCCGGCCCGGTCACCCCCGACCTCGCCCGGCACGCCCGCCCGGCGGCGGTGCTCGGCGGCCCGGAGGACACCGACGGCGTGTCCGGCGGCGCGCTGGCCTTCGACGGGACCGACGACGCGGTCCGGCTGCCGTACCGCGCCGCTCTCCCCCTCGGAACGCGGGACTTCACGGTGTCGCTGTGGTTCCGGTACACGGCGACGGCCGGGGAGCAGCCGCTGCTGTGGATGGGCGGGACCGGCACCGGCCAGCCGCAGGTGTGGCTGCGCGGGGAACCGGCGAGCGACCGGGTGCAGGCGCTGATCACGGTACGGAACGGGGCCGCCGCGCCGCAGTCCGCGTCCGTGCGCACCCAGGCCGCCTACAACGACGGCCGGTGGCACCACGCCGTGCTCCGCCGGGGCGGCGGGCTGCTGTCGCTGGCGGTCGACGGCACGGCCGTCACCACGGCGGACAAGCCGGGCTCGGTCAGCCGTAACTCGCCTTTCGGCGTGCACCTCGGTCAGCGCGTGGACGGCCGCGCCTTCCTCACCGGCGCGCTGGACGAGGTGCGGGTCTGGGACCGGGCGCTCGCCGACGAGGAGCTGACGGACCCGGACGTGCTGCGGTCAGCGCAGGACACGGTTCTGTGGCTGCCCCTGGACCGGGTCCGCGGCTGA
- a CDS encoding bile acid:sodium symporter family protein, with product MTRLRRPSWLPIDPYIVLLLGTVGLAALLPARGTAADVASGASTAAIAFLFFLYGARLSTREALDGLRHWRLHLTVLICTFVVFPVFGLAARGLVPVLLTQPLYQGLLFLTLVPSTIQSSIAFTSIARGNVPAAICAGSFSSLAGIVLTPLLAAGLLGGDAVGFSTDSLLRIVLQLLVPFVAGQVLRRWIGEFVTRHKKVLGLVDRGSILLVVYTAFSEGMNQGIWHQVSPVRLAALLGVEAVLLAVMLALTWYGAKALGFGRADRIAVQFAGSKKSLASGLPMASVLFGSHASLAVLPLMLFHQMQLMVCAVIAKRRSHDPEAAEDASAEPADAPRGSAADPVQGQPQNRVLR from the coding sequence GTGACACGCCTGCGCCGGCCCAGTTGGCTGCCGATCGACCCGTACATCGTGCTGCTGCTCGGGACGGTGGGGCTCGCCGCCCTCCTCCCGGCCCGGGGCACCGCCGCCGACGTGGCCTCCGGCGCCTCCACGGCCGCCATCGCCTTCCTCTTCTTCCTCTACGGCGCCCGGCTGTCCACCCGGGAGGCGCTGGACGGACTGCGCCACTGGCGGCTCCACCTCACCGTGCTGATCTGCACCTTCGTCGTCTTCCCGGTGTTCGGGCTGGCCGCCCGGGGCCTGGTGCCGGTGCTGCTGACCCAGCCGCTCTACCAGGGCCTGCTGTTCCTGACGCTGGTGCCGTCCACCATCCAGTCGTCCATCGCGTTCACCTCCATCGCCCGCGGCAACGTGCCCGCGGCGATCTGCGCCGGGTCCTTCTCCTCCCTCGCCGGCATCGTCCTGACCCCGCTGCTCGCGGCGGGGCTGCTCGGCGGCGACGCGGTCGGGTTCTCCACGGACTCGCTGCTGAGGATCGTGCTCCAGCTGCTGGTGCCGTTCGTCGCCGGTCAGGTGCTGCGGCGCTGGATCGGGGAGTTCGTCACCCGGCACAAGAAGGTCCTCGGCCTGGTCGACCGCGGCTCCATCCTGCTGGTCGTCTACACCGCGTTCAGCGAGGGCATGAACCAGGGCATCTGGCACCAGGTCAGTCCCGTGCGGCTGGCCGCCCTGCTCGGCGTGGAGGCCGTCCTGCTGGCGGTCATGCTGGCCCTGACCTGGTACGGCGCCAAGGCGCTCGGCTTCGGCCGGGCGGACCGGATCGCCGTGCAGTTCGCCGGGTCGAAGAAGTCCCTCGCCTCCGGGCTGCCGATGGCGAGCGTCCTGTTCGGCAGCCACGCCTCCCTGGCCGTGCTGCCGCTGATGCTCTTCCACCAGATGCAGCTGATGGTGTGCGCGGTCATCGCCAAGCGCCGGTCCCACGACCCGGAGGCGGCCGAGGACGCGTCCGCGGAGCCGGCGGACGCGCCGCGGGGATCAGCCGCGGACCCGGTCCAGGGGCAGCCACAGAACCGTGTCCTGCGCTGA
- a CDS encoding LysR substrate-binding domain-containing protein — MYEPTHLRTFLAVAQTLSFTQAARRLGLRQSTVSQHVRRLEEAAGRQLFSRDTHSVELTEDGEAMLGFARRILEVHEQATAFFSGTRVRGRLRFGASEDFVLTRLPEILEGFRYDHPEVDLELTVELSGTLYERLAAGKLDLVLAKRRPEDPRGELVWRDDLVWIGAERLRLEADRPVPLIVYPPPGITRARALEVLERQGRPWRIVCTSGSLNGLIAAARAGLGVMAHSRRLIPPGLFRLPDRAALPELGKVDFVLVHGRRRGPAEDAANALAAAVLAGGEHLRRSAG, encoded by the coding sequence GTGTACGAGCCGACGCACCTGCGCACCTTCCTGGCGGTCGCCCAGACGCTGAGCTTCACCCAGGCCGCCCGGCGGCTGGGCCTGCGCCAGTCCACGGTCAGCCAGCACGTGCGACGGCTGGAGGAGGCGGCCGGCCGGCAGCTGTTCTCCCGGGACACCCACTCGGTGGAGCTGACCGAGGACGGCGAGGCGATGCTCGGGTTCGCCCGCCGCATCCTGGAGGTGCACGAGCAGGCGACGGCGTTCTTCTCCGGCACGCGGGTGCGGGGCCGGCTGCGCTTCGGCGCCTCGGAGGACTTCGTGCTGACCCGGCTGCCGGAGATCCTGGAGGGCTTCCGCTACGACCATCCGGAGGTCGACCTGGAGCTGACCGTGGAGCTGTCCGGCACCCTGTACGAACGGCTGGCGGCCGGGAAGCTCGACCTGGTGCTGGCCAAGCGGCGCCCGGAGGACCCGCGCGGTGAGCTGGTATGGCGGGACGACCTGGTGTGGATCGGCGCCGAGCGGCTGCGGCTGGAGGCGGACCGGCCCGTTCCGCTGATCGTCTATCCGCCGCCGGGCATCACCCGGGCCCGGGCCCTTGAGGTACTGGAGCGGCAGGGCCGTCCCTGGCGGATCGTGTGCACGAGCGGCAGCCTCAACGGGCTGATCGCGGCGGCCCGGGCCGGACTCGGGGTGATGGCGCACTCGCGGCGGCTGATCCCGCCGGGCCTGTTCCGGCTGCCGGACCGGGCGGCCCTGCCCGAGCTGGGCAAGGTCGACTTCGTGCTGGTCCACGGCCGCCGCCGGGGCCCGGCCGAGGACGCCGCGAACGCGCTGGCGGCGGCGGTCCTGGCGGGCGGCGAACACCTGCGCCGCAGCGCCGGCTGA
- a CDS encoding AMP-dependent synthetase/ligase, with protein sequence MREFTNPALVSPPPAGGLADIVFEHALTDPLRIALGRKDAAGHWRDVTAAEFRDEVMALAKGLLAEGIRFGDRVAIMSRTRYEWTLFDFALWTVGAQVVPVYPTSSAEQCLWMLHDAEVTAAVVEHEDHAMTVATVIDRLPRLRRLWQLDAGCVQELYDAGAHLDDEVVHRHRQAVTPDSVATVIYTSGTTGRPKGCLLSHGNFMCEADTVLRGWEPVFHSRKGDEASTLLFLPLAHVFGRMVQVAAIRGRVRFGHQPQLHAAALLPDLAAFRPTFVLAVPYIFEKVFNAARRKAEREGRAGPFEKAVDIAVRYAEAVEAKAWGTGPGPSAGLRMQHQLFDKLVYSKVRAAMGGRIRNAMSGGSAMDRRLGLFFAGAGVQIYEGYGLTESTAAATANPPGRTRYGTVGPPIPGVTVHIADDGEIWLRGGTVFQGYLNNQKATDETLHDGWLATGDLGALDGDGYLTITGRKKEILVTSGGKSVSPAVLEERVREHPLVSQCIVVGNDRPYIAALVTLDQEAVEHWLQMRCKPGMTSAELVRDPDLEAEVRRAVVAANTLVSQAESIRTFRILAQPFTEEHGLLTPSLKLKRKAIEKAYENEVEALYRA encoded by the coding sequence TTGCGCGAGTTCACCAACCCTGCGCTGGTGTCGCCGCCGCCCGCGGGCGGTCTGGCCGACATCGTCTTCGAGCACGCCCTGACCGATCCGCTGCGCATAGCGCTCGGCCGCAAGGACGCCGCCGGGCACTGGCGGGACGTGACCGCCGCCGAGTTCCGCGACGAGGTCATGGCCCTCGCCAAGGGCCTGCTGGCCGAGGGCATCCGCTTCGGCGACCGCGTGGCGATCATGTCCCGCACCCGCTACGAGTGGACCCTCTTCGACTTCGCGCTGTGGACCGTCGGCGCCCAGGTGGTGCCCGTCTACCCCACCTCCTCGGCCGAACAGTGTCTCTGGATGCTCCACGACGCCGAGGTGACCGCGGCGGTCGTGGAGCACGAGGACCACGCGATGACCGTCGCCACCGTCATCGACCGGCTGCCGCGGCTGCGCCGGCTGTGGCAGCTGGACGCCGGCTGCGTGCAGGAGCTGTACGACGCGGGGGCGCACCTGGACGACGAGGTGGTGCACCGGCACCGGCAGGCGGTCACCCCGGACTCGGTCGCCACCGTCATCTACACCTCCGGCACCACCGGCCGGCCCAAGGGCTGCCTGCTGTCCCACGGCAACTTCATGTGCGAGGCGGACACCGTGCTGCGCGGGTGGGAGCCGGTGTTCCACTCCAGGAAGGGCGACGAGGCGTCCACACTGCTCTTCCTGCCGCTGGCGCACGTCTTCGGCCGGATGGTCCAGGTCGCCGCGATCCGCGGCCGGGTCCGCTTCGGGCACCAGCCGCAGTTGCACGCCGCCGCCCTGCTGCCCGACCTGGCGGCGTTCCGGCCCACGTTCGTCCTCGCGGTGCCGTACATCTTCGAGAAGGTGTTCAACGCGGCCCGCCGCAAGGCCGAGCGCGAGGGCAGGGCGGGGCCGTTCGAGAAGGCCGTCGACATCGCCGTGAGGTACGCCGAGGCGGTGGAGGCCAAGGCGTGGGGCACCGGGCCGGGCCCGTCGGCGGGGCTGCGGATGCAGCACCAGCTGTTCGACAAGCTGGTGTATTCCAAGGTCCGCGCCGCGATGGGCGGCCGCATCCGCAACGCGATGTCCGGCGGCTCGGCGATGGACCGCCGGCTGGGCCTGTTCTTCGCGGGCGCGGGCGTGCAGATCTACGAGGGCTACGGCCTGACCGAGTCCACGGCCGCCGCGACCGCCAACCCGCCCGGGCGCACCCGCTACGGCACCGTGGGCCCGCCGATCCCGGGCGTGACCGTGCACATCGCCGACGACGGGGAGATCTGGCTGCGCGGCGGCACCGTCTTCCAGGGCTACCTCAACAACCAGAAGGCCACCGACGAGACCCTGCACGACGGCTGGCTGGCCACCGGCGACCTCGGCGCGCTGGACGGGGACGGCTATCTGACGATCACCGGCCGCAAGAAGGAGATCCTGGTGACCTCCGGCGGCAAGAGCGTCTCCCCGGCCGTGCTGGAGGAGCGGGTCCGCGAGCATCCGCTGGTCAGCCAGTGCATCGTGGTCGGCAACGACCGCCCCTACATCGCCGCCCTGGTCACCCTGGACCAGGAGGCGGTCGAGCACTGGCTCCAGATGCGCTGCAAGCCGGGGATGACCTCGGCCGAGCTGGTGCGCGACCCGGATCTGGAGGCGGAGGTGCGGCGGGCGGTGGTGGCCGCCAACACGCTCGTCTCGCAGGCGGAGTCGATCCGCACCTTCCGCATCCTGGCCCAGCCGTTCACCGAGGAACACGGGCTGCTGACACCGTCGTTGAAGCTCAAGCGCAAGGCGATCGAGAAGGCGTACGAGAACGAGGTGGAGGCTCTCTACCGCGCCTGA
- a CDS encoding aldo/keto reductase: MSSNVPPIILNNGVEMPQLGYGVWQVPDDEAERAVATALEAGYRSIDTAAIYGNEEGTGKAITGSGLPREEIFVTTKLWNSDQGYDATLRAFDTSLAKLGLDYVDLYLIHWPLPSRDTYVDTYKAFEKLYSDGRVRAIGVSNFLPEHLRRLAEETSVVPAVNQIELHPHLQQRESRAVHAEQGIATEAWSPLGQGKGLLEVPAIVAIARKHDRTPAQVVLRWHLQLGNIVIPKSVTPSRIKENIAVFDFSLDDEDLAAISALNEDRRIGPDPAAFDLA; this comes from the coding sequence GTGAGCAGCAACGTCCCCCCGATCATCCTCAACAACGGCGTCGAGATGCCCCAGCTGGGATACGGCGTCTGGCAGGTGCCGGACGACGAGGCCGAGCGAGCCGTCGCCACGGCGCTGGAGGCGGGTTACCGCAGCATCGACACCGCCGCGATCTACGGCAACGAAGAGGGCACCGGCAAGGCCATCACCGGCTCGGGCCTGCCGCGCGAGGAGATCTTCGTCACCACCAAGCTCTGGAACAGCGACCAGGGCTACGACGCCACGCTGCGCGCCTTCGACACGTCGCTGGCGAAGCTGGGGCTCGACTACGTCGACCTGTACCTGATCCACTGGCCGCTGCCGTCCCGGGACACGTACGTCGACACCTACAAGGCGTTCGAGAAGCTGTACTCCGACGGCCGGGTGCGTGCCATCGGCGTCTCCAACTTCCTGCCCGAGCACCTGCGGCGGCTGGCCGAGGAGACCTCGGTCGTCCCGGCGGTCAACCAGATCGAGCTGCACCCGCACCTCCAGCAGCGCGAGTCCCGCGCCGTCCACGCGGAGCAGGGCATCGCCACCGAGGCCTGGTCGCCGCTCGGCCAGGGCAAGGGCCTGCTGGAGGTGCCGGCGATCGTGGCCATCGCGCGCAAGCACGACCGCACCCCGGCCCAGGTCGTGCTGCGCTGGCACCTCCAGCTCGGCAACATCGTGATCCCGAAGTCCGTGACGCCGTCGCGGATCAAGGAGAACATCGCGGTGTTCGACTTCAGCCTGGACGACGAGGACCTCGCGGCGATCAGCGCGCTCAACGAGGACCGGCGCATCGGCCCCGACCCCGCCGCCTTCGACCTGGCCTGA
- a CDS encoding glycoside hydrolase family 75 protein has product MRLRTLTLAAASGTALLAAGLLPAHASAAASPRSAQEGTVSAADLLAKVTSCSQISNGKYRTDEETSATVPVCGKNGAVFWKADMDIDCDGQRTTNCNEDRDPWFQDDTAFHQSDGKPLKAETLPYVVVPSASSVWDYSGAGIKGGGVVAVIYNNKVEYAVVGDTGPSKIIGEASYATAKALGIDPDPETGGADSGVTYILFKNSKVSPIESHSAAVSLGDQLAKQFLAAN; this is encoded by the coding sequence GTGCGCCTCCGAACCCTCACCCTCGCCGCCGCCTCCGGCACCGCCCTGCTCGCCGCCGGCCTGCTGCCCGCCCACGCCTCCGCCGCCGCCTCCCCGAGGTCCGCGCAGGAGGGCACGGTCAGCGCCGCCGACCTGCTCGCCAAGGTGACCTCCTGTTCGCAGATCTCCAACGGCAAGTACCGGACCGACGAGGAGACCTCGGCCACGGTCCCCGTGTGCGGCAAGAACGGCGCGGTGTTCTGGAAGGCCGACATGGACATCGACTGCGACGGCCAGCGCACCACCAACTGCAACGAGGACCGCGACCCCTGGTTCCAGGACGACACCGCCTTCCACCAGTCCGACGGCAAGCCGCTGAAGGCGGAGACGCTGCCGTACGTCGTGGTGCCCAGCGCCAGCTCCGTCTGGGACTACTCGGGCGCCGGCATCAAGGGCGGCGGTGTGGTCGCCGTCATCTACAACAACAAGGTCGAGTACGCCGTCGTCGGCGACACCGGCCCCTCGAAGATCATCGGCGAGGCGTCGTACGCCACCGCCAAGGCGCTCGGCATCGACCCGGACCCGGAGACCGGCGGCGCGGACTCGGGGGTGACCTACATCCTGTTCAAGAACTCCAAGGTCTCCCCCATAGAGAGCCACAGCGCCGCGGTCTCCCTGGGAGACCAGCTGGCCAAGCAGTTCCTGGCCGCCAACTGA
- a CDS encoding SDR family oxidoreductase — protein sequence MTTNDSPVALITGGGSGIGAAVARRLLAAGHRVTVTGRGERRLRDFAESLGRPGGLLTLAGDASDFADVRHAVDRTLEAYGRLDTVVANAGFATHDTVADGDPSGWREMVLTNVLGPALLIRASVGALKETRGRIVLVGSVAGFVHGPGNLYGATKWAVTGLAENTRRQVTEFGVGVTLVAPGRVETPFWDGYGSLPPGHLLTADQIADSVLWAIRQPAGVDVNTVVVRPVGQPT from the coding sequence ATGACCACGAACGACTCTCCGGTCGCGCTCATCACCGGCGGCGGCAGCGGGATCGGCGCCGCCGTGGCGCGGCGACTGCTGGCGGCGGGACACCGGGTGACCGTCACCGGGCGCGGCGAGCGCCGGCTGCGGGACTTCGCCGAGAGTCTCGGCCGTCCCGGAGGGCTGCTGACGCTGGCCGGCGACGCCTCGGACTTCGCCGACGTCCGGCACGCGGTCGACCGCACGCTCGAGGCGTACGGCCGGCTGGACACGGTCGTCGCCAACGCCGGCTTCGCCACCCACGACACCGTCGCGGACGGCGACCCGTCCGGCTGGAGGGAGATGGTCCTCACCAATGTGCTCGGTCCGGCCCTGCTCATCCGGGCCTCGGTCGGCGCGCTGAAGGAGACCCGGGGCCGGATCGTCCTCGTGGGCAGCGTCGCCGGGTTCGTGCACGGCCCGGGCAACCTCTACGGCGCCACCAAGTGGGCGGTGACGGGACTCGCCGAGAACACCCGGCGGCAGGTCACGGAGTTCGGTGTAGGGGTCACCCTGGTGGCCCCCGGCCGGGTGGAGACGCCCTTCTGGGACGGCTACGGCAGCCTGCCACCGGGCCACCTGCTGACCGCCGATCAGATCGCCGACTCGGTTCTCTGGGCGATCCGGCAGCCGGCCGGGGTAGACGTCAACACGGTGGTCGTCCGCCCGGTGGGCCAGCCCACCTGA